The genomic window ATTTTGATGAACTTGAAGTTTCAGAATAATAAAAGCATTCGCTTAAAATTTTAAAAACCCTATTCTATACATCCAGAATAGGGTTTTGCTTTTAAATGGGAATATTTTAAGTCTTTTTACTTTTTATCCTAAAATATATTTCTCAATTTTATGTTTTATCTTACAACATAGTTCGTGAAGCCAGCAATTATCGATACTGGTTTTATCAAACACAATCTTTCATTTTAAATACCACTTCAAATGCAGACACAAAACCAGATTGAAAGTTTCCTTTTTCAGGGAAAATTTGACGAGGCCAGAGAATGCCTAAATAACGGCGAAACCTTTAACGAACAATATCTTAAAAACAATTTTTCGCAAATAGCAGGAAAAATTATTGACGCCAAAGAAATTGATTTTATTGAAAAATTAATCAAAGCCGGCGTTATTGAAACTGATATTTACGAATTGGACAGTTTCGACAAATCGATTTTTGCTCCATTGGCACTCTATCTCAAAGACGATGAAGAATCACTGGCTTTTTTTAAAGAATTGATGTCAAAAATGGATAATATCAATGATGAAATCAGCGATAAAACACTACTTGGATATCTCTTTGAAAAAGGCGCTTCACCAAAAGTCATAAAAATACTTATCGATGATTTTGGAGCGAATACGCAATATAAAAACAATGCCGGAGAAAATTTCATCTACATCGTTCTGAATACCTACAGCACAGATACTGAGAAGACTAAAGAATATCTCTCTATACTTTTGGATAATGGTGTCGATATCAACGAAAAAAATATTGTGGGAACAACCCCTTTAATGTGCGCTGTTAAAAGAAGCAAAAAAGAATTTGTTCCTTTCTTATTGGAAAATGGAGCTGATGCCAACGAAACCGATAACCTCAACAACACTGTTTTTTATTACGCTGTTGCCGAACAGTTTTCGTATGATATGTACGATGCACTGGCAACAGTTTCTTCACCCGATTTTAATATTGTGAACAAAGACGGTCGAACCTTATTCACTAATTTTATAAGTTCTGTTTCTGGATCTCCAAGCGATATTAAATTTTTGGAAAGATTATTATCTGATGGTGCCGATGTCAATTTCTGCGCGCAATATTACGGTCAGCCAAAATCGGGAATTGATTTTATTGTAGAAAAGAAATCGGATATTTTAAAATCGGTTTTGGAAAATGTTTCAATGGATGTGAATGAACAAGACAATCAGGGAAATACTATTTTGCATAAAGTCTGCGCTTACAATGTGAACTATGATGCTGAAATGGCTAAAGAAACCTATCGAAAAGTAAAATTGTTATTAGAGCAGGGTGCCGATATTTCTATTACGAATGATAAAGATGAAACCGCCTTAATGCTGGCTTCTGGAGATAATTTGAAAATTAAAACGGTCGAGCTTTTAATGAAATCATAATAACTGAATTATACAAAATACCACATATATGTCAATGTCATTTATAATTGCCTGTGAAAACGGCAATCGAAAAATAGCCGAATTGCTGCTTCAAAACAAAGAAGTAGATGTAAAATATACGGATGAAAAAGGCAGAACTGCTCTTCATTATGCCGCACACAGAGGTTATCTGGATATTGTGAAAATATTGGCTGAAGACGGAGCCGATATTAATTACGAAGATCATCAGGGAGAAACGCCTTTGTTCTTTGCTTGTCTTCAAAAACAAAAACAAACGGCTTTGTATCTGTTGGACAATGGTGCGGAAATTACTAAAAATGATAAATACGGAAATAGTCTGTTACATTTGGTTGCTCAAACCGCTCAAATCGAAATTGCAACAAAGTTGCTTGAAGCCGGATCTGATGTTAATTTACTGAATAACAATGGAGAAACTCCCCTGTTATTAGCTTCTGCAAAACTAAACAGAGAAATTATTCACTTGCTTTTAGACAAAGGAGCCGATATAAATGTAACCGATAAACAAGGAAATACACCTTTGATTTACGCTTGTTACACCAAATCAATCCCGATGGTGACTTTACTTCTCGACAATGGTGCAGACATCAATCACATAAATCATTCGGGAGAAAATGCTCTTTTAATTGCGTGTTATGAAACGAATAGAATGCTCGCCAAATTGTTAGTAGAAAGAGGGGCAGATGTTTTCGCATCAAACAATAATGGTTACTCTCCTATTTGGTATGCTTGCGCGAATAATCAAAAGGAAATTGTGTCTTTATTTTTAGAAAACGGCGTTGATGTCAATTACAGCAAACCTTTGGCGAGCGATACTTCTTCAATGAATGATTATCTGGATTGGATTGTCAGTGCAACCAATATTTCTAACGAATCTAGTTTTACGCTTAACAATTCTTACACCTATGGCGGAGAAAGTCTTTTGCATGTTGCTACCAAAAAGGGTAATCTAAGCATGGTAAAACTGCTGATTGAAGCTGGTGCCAATATTAATATTCAGGACGAATCTGGAAACACGCCTTTACATTACAGCGCTGCAAACGGAAAGAAAGATGTTGTAAAATATTTATTAGACAATAAAGCCGACGCTTCAGTTGTAAACGTAAAAGAGCAAAAAGCAATTGACTATTCGAATGTAAAAGGTTTCACTGAAATTACAGAATTGATTTTGAAATATGCTCCTTCGGGAACTGTTATTACTCCAATTCAGAAAGAAGAACCGCAAAAATCAGATTCAGGAAATTCTATGGAAGGGAAGAAAAAAGCATTATTAGATTTGAAAGAACTTCTGGATGCCGGAATTTTAACTTCGGAAGAATTTGAAACTGAGAAAAGTAAAATTTTAAAAGGATAAATAATAAACAAAATTAAAAATGAAAAACACTTTAAATAAATCCATAGCATTCGTATTAATCGCTGTAAGTTTAATTGCCACTTCATGTACAAATCTTTCTCCAGAAAAGACTTTTGAAATTGCTGCTTTAAACTCGAATTTGTTATCTCGCTTTGGAAGTAAAGACATCAATTATAAGCTGGAATCTGAACCTCAAATTTATGATGAAAGCCAAAAAAAGATGATTCCGTCTTCTTATTATGATTATTTTAAATTTGACATCGCTAACTTAGAAACTCAATTAAAAAAAATTCAGGAAATAGAAGAAGATGATGACAATAAAGAACTTCTTCAGGCATCAAAAGACTTATTTTCGTATGCCATTGCCAAACAAAAAGAAGGTTATTTGCCAATTGCTAAAATGAAAGATGAGAAAGCTTCATCTGAACAAATTGAAAAAGCAATTGCCGAGTTCGATGCATCAACTCAAAAAGATATAGATGCAAAGTTCACTAAATTGATGAATGTTGCGCAGGCATATGTAGACAAACATAATATTAATGCTAAAATCGGAATTTAATTTCCTCTGTTATTTAAAAAAATTCCTCTGTTTACTAGTTACAAACAGGGGAATTTTTATTTCTAAGTTTCCTTAACTGTAATAATCTTAACTGGACATGCTTTTGCAGCCAATTCACAACTTTCTACAATGGCATGATTAGGCGATTTTAAAGTAAAAAAGCCTTTTGCATTGTGCGAATGCAGTAAAACCGATTTACCGTCTTTCTTTGACATTTGAAAATGCACGGGATCCATTTCGACGCAATAATTACAACCAATACATTTTTCTCTCTGTAAAGTAATAATAACCATTATGCCTCAACTATTTTATATAGCTTATCCGACATTCTGATTCTAAACGGAAGCTTGAATGTACAATCGTCTCCTTTTGTTGCTTTTTCTCCAGCAACATCATTTACAAACATTTCATCGATAATCATTTCCTGCGCTCCTGTACTTGGTCCTGTTACTAAAATTTTATCTCCGACTTTAATATCATAAGCTTCAATTTTGAATTGTCCAATCTCGGCTTTCGGGAAATAATGTGTTCCTTTTCCAACATAAACTTTCTTTTGAGTTGCTGCAGATCCAGGAATATTGCTCCATTCTCCTAATTCTTGTCCCAAATAATAACCTGACCAAAAACCACGATTGTAAACGGTATTCAAAGCTTCCATCCAAACTGCAGTTTTCTCTTTTGAGAAAGTCCCATCATAATAAGCATCGATCACTTCACGATAGGTTTTAATGACTGTTGCTACGTATTCCGGCGCACGGCCACGACCTTCGATTTTTAAAACCTTAATTCCAGAATCGATAACCTGATCTAAGAAATCAAGCGTACATAAATCTTTTGGCGACATCATGTATTCGTTATCCAATTCAATTTCGAAACCCGTTTCTTGATCGATAACGGTATATTTTTTTCGACAGTTTTGCTTGCATGCGCCACGATTTGCAGAGGAATTGTGAGAATGCAGACTCAGATAACATTTCCCTGAAACCGCCATACACAAAGCTCCGTGGCCAAAAATCTCGATTTCTACTAAGTTTCCGTTTGGTCCTTTAATCTGTTCTTTCTCAATTTGATCTGTGATACTCTTTACCTGACGCAAACTTAATTCACGACTTAAAACCATCGTATCGGCAAACAAGCTGTAGAATTTAATGGTTTCAATATTAGTAATATTCAATTGAGTTGAAATGTGAACTTCCATTCCAATTGATCGCGCCATCGCAATTACGGCCTGATCCGATGCGATTACCGCGGTAATATTGGCTTCTTTCGCTTTTGTCAATAATGTTTTTACAACCGACAGATCGTGATCGTAAATAATGGTATTTAAAGTAAGATAGCTTCGAACGTTTTTGGCTTCGCAACGATTGGCAATTTCTTTTAAATCTTCGATAGTAAAATTCACAGTTGAACGTGCGCGCATATTAAGCTGTTCTACTCCAAAATAGACTGAATCACAGCCATTATCTAACGCAGCCTGAAGCGACTCAAAGTCCCCAGCGGGAGCCATGAGTTCAATTTTGTTGGTAATTGTCATTTTTGATTTTATTATTCCGATAATATGTTTTTCGAACCAGTTATCTAACAATTGACAAAAATAATATGGGTATAGATTAGATTACTATGATTTATATCATAGTCTATAATTTAAAAGTTATTCGAAGTAACCCACTGTTTGGCTAAACATCTTTTTCAATATATCCCCCGGTTTCAACCACGGGAAACGTATTGATGGAAACATTTTAATCCCGATAAACCTTGTAAAATTTACAATCGTTGTGGATACGCTCTGTGTTCCTGCGGTTGAAACCGCAGGCTATGTTTTTCCTTCCGTATCTTCAATATAACCCGTGGTTTCAACCACGGGAAACGTGTAGATGAACACATTTTAATCCCGATAAACCTTGCAAAAATTTACAATCGGTGTGGATACTCTCTGTGTTCCTGCGGTTAAAACCGCAGGCTATGTTTTTCCTTCGGTATCTTCAATATAACCCGTGGTTTAAACCACGGGAAACGTATCGATGAACACATTTTAATCCCGATAAACCTTGCAAAATTTACAATCGCTGTGGATACTCTCTGTGTTCCTGCGGTTGAAACCGCAGGCTATATTTTTCCTTCCGTATCTTCAATATAACCTGTGGTTTAAACCACGGGAAACGTATCGATGAACATATTTATCCCGATAAACCTTGCAAAATTTACAATCGTTGTGGATACGCTCTGTGTTCCTGCGGTTGAAACCGCAGGCTATATTTTTCCTTCCGTATCTTCAATATAACCCGTGGTTTCAACCACGGGAAACGTATCGATGAACACATTTTAATCCCGATAAACCTTGCATAATTTACAATCGTTGTGGATATTCTCTGTGTTCCTGCGGTTGAAACCGCAGGCTATATTTTCCTTCCGTATCTTCAATATAACCCGTGGTTTCAACCACGGGAAACGTGTCGATGGAAACATTTTTAATCCCGATAAACCTTGCAAAATTTACAATCGTTGTGGATATTCTCTGTGTTCCTGCGGTTGAAACCGCAGGCTATATTTTTCCTTCCGTATCTTCAATATAACCCGTGGTTTCAACCACGGGAAACGTATAGATGAACACATTTTAATCCCGATAAATATTGCATAATTTACAATCGTTGTGGATAACCTCTGTGTTCCTGCGTTTAAAACCGCAGGCTATGTTTTTCTCTGCCCTGTTTTTAAACATAACCCGTGGTTTCAACCACGGGAAACGTGTAAGACAATCATTTCTCTCCCATTCCATGCAATCTTACAAAATCATCAAATTCATCTTGTCCATTTTTCTTAAGATGATGCTGTTTTTGATTTTTTATATAATTGTAGACTGCCTCTAACTGAGATTCACTGACAGAGAAAGCACCAAAACCAGTTTGCCAAGCAAATTTTTCCAGGATAAATTCTCCTCTATTTATGAAATGAGAAGAACTTCCTTTAATTTGCTTTACAATATCTGTGATGGTTTTTTGTGGATTTTGTAAAAATAAAACATGCACATGATCGGGCATTCCATTTATGATTCTAACAGGACATCCGAGTTCAGTTAACTCTTGCCAAATGAAATCGTACAATGTTTTTTCAATTGAAAAATCGATTAATTCCTGACGTTTTTTGGTTGCCCAAATTACATGAATCCATAATTTGGTAAAAGATTGTGACATAAATAAATCAGCATAAAAATTTATGCTAATTTACAATTTTATACAATTTATCTGACAAACGAATGCGAAATGGAACCTCAAAAGTAACCTTATCACCAATTTTAGCAGTTTGAGTTTCTGCCCCGTTCACAATTAGTTTTTCTAAAATCATTTCCTGATTTCCGGTAGTTGGTCCAGAAATTAAGATTTTATCGCCAGCATTTAATTCTTGATTTTCAATAGCAAATTGAGCCACTTGCGCTTTTACATAATAATGTTCTGCTTTTCCAAGAAGTACTTTTTTAACTTTTACTTTCTGACGAATATCGGCTGGTTTTTGGGCTGTAGCCAAAGCAGTTTCTGGCAACTCTCCTGAATGTTTGAATTTTAAGTTTTCAGATTTTCCTTTTCTGAAAACTTTATTTCCTACCTGTTTCCCAGTTCTTAAGCGAACTTGGTCAACCAAAGGCATGTGGATAATTTCGAGACATTCTGTAGAACAACAATTTTCCATTGCTGCTTTACATTCATCACATTGAATAAATAGCAAATGACAACCATCGTTTTCACAATTGGTATGGTTATCACAAGGTTTTCCGCATTGATGGCATTGTGAGATAATATCATCTGTGATTCTTTCGCCAAGACGATTGTCAAATACGAAGTTTTTCCCAATGAATTTACTTTCTAGGCCTTCTTCTTTCAATTGTTTAGCGTAATTAATGATTCCGCCTTCTAATTGATAAACGTTTTTGAAACCTTGGTGTTTAAAGTAAGCACTTGCTTTTTCGCAGCGAATTCCGCCAGTGCAGTACATTACCAGATTTTTATCTTCTTTATGGTTTTGAAGCTGTTCATTGATTATTGGCAAACTCTCTCTAAATGTCTCAACATCTGGAGTTATTGCGTTTTTAAAATGCCCTACTTCACTTTCGTAGTGATTTCTAAAATCAACAACAATAGTGTTTGGATCGTCAAGAATTTCATTGAATTCTTTGGCTTTCAAGTGAACGCCTATATTGGTAACATCAAAAGTATCATCATTTAAACCGTCAGCAACAATTTTGTGACGAACTTTGATTGTTAATTTTAAAAATGAATGGTCATCATGTTCTACTGCTTCATTCAAACGAATGCCTTTCATGAAATCATACACTTCCAGAGTTGCTCTAAAAGCTTCCAAATTTTCTTCAGGAATACTCATTTGAGCATTTATTCCTTCATTGGCAACATAAATTCGGCCTAAAGCATCAAGCTTATTCCAGGCACGGAATAAATCATCGCGAAATTTTTTGGGATCTTCAATTTTGGCATACGCATAGAAAGACAACGTTAGTCGTTGTTTACCGGCATCATCGATCATGATAGCTCTTTCTTCTGCGCTCAAAGTGTTGTACAGTTGCATGCTATAAACAGTTTTAAGTTAAGAATATTTTTTTAAAGGTGCAAAAGTAAGGAAAAAGGTTCAAAGTTGCAAAGGCTTTACTCGTTGCAAAGGTTCAAGGCAACAAAGATTCAAAGTTTTATAACATTCAATAAAAAAGAAAAGCACTATATTTCTATAGTGCTTTTAAATCTTTGTACCTCTGTACCTTTTTTTCTTTGAACCTAATTAACAGAATTCATTGAAAGCATCCTGCAAATTCTCAGCGATTAATTCAGCTGGACGGCCTTCGATGTGATGACGCTCTAACATGTGAACCAATTCTCCGTTTTTGAACAAAGCCATAGAAGGCGATGATGGAGGAAAAGGAAACATATGTTGTCTTGCAGCATCAACAGCTTCTTTGTCAACACCAGCGAAAACTGTAATAAGGTGATCTGGTTTTTTTGCTCCTTCTAAACTCATTTTTGCTCCTGGACGTGCATTTCTTGCAGCGCACCCGCAAACAGAGTTTACAACAACTAAAGTGGTACCCTCAGCTTTGATAGCGTTATCTACAGCTTCAGCACTATGTAAATCTTGAAAACCAGCAGCTGTTAATTCAGCTTCCATAGGTTTTACCATTTCTTGTGGATACATATTCTTGTCTTTTAAATTTTACTTTTGAGTTGCAAAGTTACAAAGTTTAGTCGCAACTACTTAATTTGAAGTATAAAGTTTTGTTATAGTTCGATTAATTTTTTAATCATAATAGGAACTCATCGCGAGTTACTTTGACTTAGATCTTCAATTCTTTTCTCTTTTTATTCGGAAATTGATAATTGTATTGTTTTAAATGACTATTTCCTCTCCTTACTTTATGTGTAGTTGTCAAGACAGTTTCCTTTTTTTCTTCAGAAATTTCAATTGTGGAAAGATAACTAGTCAAATATTTTTTGAGTACTTGTATGTTTGCTGCTTCAATCGAGTAAATTGTTTTTTTGCCTTCGTTTTTAATATTGATCAGATTTGCTTTTTTCAATTCCAATAAATGTTTTGAAATTGTCGATTGTGCCAGCGGAATTAATTCAACAATTTCACCGCAAGTTCTATTGTCTTTCTTCCATAAAAGTGTCATTATTTGAATTCGTCTAGGATGTCCGAGTGCTTTACAAATTTTACTTATCTTCTCTGCCTCTGAATCAATTTGTAGGTCTTTTACTTTTTCCATTTAATCCTTATCGTAAATAATCGATTATATTAGACAAAGTAAATGTTAACTGCTCTTTATTAGCTCCTCAAAAAATTATTAAAATAAAAGAATAAGACATTTTTTCAACTTTCAGTATCTGAAATCTGCCTAAATCTGCAGCATAAAAACTAACTGAAGATTACTCGAAATAAAGCTTTAACAAATGGAAGTTTTGGGCATTTTAAAATAACCTGAAGATCTTCAATTAAATTAGTTTCTTCATCTAGAAATTTAAAGATTAAAGCAGGATTTCCTCTTCTGAACAAAGAAGAAAAAATCGAACTTCCCAATGCATTATGACGATACAGAATATCTAAAAGCAATAAATCATAATACCAAAATCGGTTCTTTTTATGAAAAGACTTCATATTGGGTGGAGAATCATTCTGAAGAAAACTCACCAGTTCTGAAGATCTTTTATCTGAATTCTTAAATGTATAACCCGTGCTGGCTTTTGTCCAACCGCCGGCGGTGCCAATGTTGAGAACTCTGTTCGTATTCTTTTTCCAAAATGGATAACACGTCATCGGAATACTCCCCCGCTCTTTTTCTATAATTTCGAATTGATCCCCTCCGAGCTTTTTTAAATAAAGTTGAATTTCATTTTCGTATTCTTCATTTGGAAGGACTTTTTCCGAAAACAAAGTATATTCGACCAAAGCTTCGGTTTTAGAAGTCGGCAGGATATACATGAATCTTGTGTTTCCTTTCTGCTCTACAGAAAAATCCATGAAAGTAACTTGATCTGGATTAAAGATTTCGTTTTCCGATTTTACAAACCAACCTATAAAATGCTGCTGTAAAACAGGATATTTAGTTTGACTTTCGGCAAAAGCCTTAGTATAAATACTATTTAAAAGATAATTACAAGTGTACCGGTTTTCTTCAGTCCCAACAAAAACATGAGTTTCAAGTTCGTTGATATCGGTTACTTTTTCAGTTGAAAAAGTAATATTAGACTGTTTTGAAATGGATTCAAAAACAAAATTATAAAAGTCAATTCCCCGAATTTGATTGTATTGATAAGGCATCAACGCTAAATCGCGTTTAAAATTTTCATCAGCAAATAAAGCTGAATCCCATTTTTTAGAAATAACAGAACTCCAAATACTTTCGTTTTTATCCCAAAAACACCAGGTTCTGTCATTACTTTTTTTTGAATCCTGATCCAGAAGTAAAATCGATTTATCTGCAAATTTTCCAGAATGTATCATTTTGTAGACCGTCATTAAAGATGCAAGTCCAGTTCCTGTAAAAATGTAGTCGAAATGTTTAATTTGAGAAGAATTCATTCTCAAAAATAAGGAATTTTATTTTTTCGAGAATATTTAAATGCTGCCAGCCAATTTATCACTTCATTTTATCGTTACTTTTGGATAATAATTTAATTTTTACCTTTATTATTTCATAACAAAAAATCTGTTTATGCATAAATTAATTCTTTTCATTAAGACTTACGAGCCTGACTTTGAAAGAGTTTACAAACTTTTAGATTCAATAGACAAGTTTAACAAAGACAATATTCCCGTATTTATTTCAGTCAACGATGAACATTTTGATCGCTTAAAATTAGATTGTTTTGAAAAGTACAAAGTGTATAAAGATTCTGAAATTACAAAAACAACTATTACAGAAGGCTGGAGATACCAGCAAATTATAAAAAGTAACGTTTATAAACTGAATATTTGTGAAAACTATGTTTCTCTAGATTCTGATTCGATTTTTATAAAAGATTTTTACTTTTCAGACTTTATGTACGATGATAAAACACCGTATACAGTAATGCAGGAGTCTAAGGATTTACTGGAAATGAGCGAAAGAGTTGGAATAGATTCGGATACTGTTTTTTTTAAAAGAGCATTGAGAGATACTAGACCATTTTTTGGAAATACGGGTAAAGAATGGGATTTTGGACCTTCTCCTTATATTTGGAATTGTACCGTTTGGCAGCATTTTAACGATGTATTCCTCAAAGATTTAAATCTAACTTTTGATGATTTTTTTGCTAAAATAGATGAGAAAAGTTACTCACCAAGTGAATATGCAATCTATGGTGAATATTTGCTAAAAACCAGATTGATAGACATACTTCCTATAGGAAGCCTTTTTAAAGTATACCATTACGAAAAACAATTTGCAATAGAAGAAAAACAACTAACTATTAAACAGTTAAGTAAAATTTACCTTGGTATTATCTATCAAAGTAATTGGCAGAAAAAGAAGAAAAAGTGGTTTCTTTTTTAATGGATTAACAGAAATATTATAAAGAATAACTTCCGATGAAAAAAACAAGTAAAGCTTATTTGGTATTTTTGCAAAAGCTTTTTTGTGTCTGCATTACAGTCCAAATAAAATTGTGATAAGCACTAACCTGAATTATTTTAAACATGAAAATTTTATACTTCTATCCCGAAAATCCATTACATAAAACGCAGGGAAATAATGCGAGAGCTTTGGCTTTATTAGAATATTTTAGGAACAGAAATGCAAGTGTTGATTTTGTTGGTGTTGCCACAAATACATTTACAATCAATGAAATAGACAAACTAAAAGAAGAAAAACTTATCTCAAATGGTCATCTTCTCCCTGTTTTTATTAGAAAGAAAAATCAAATGAGGTATTTTTTCTGCTACTCGCTGCCGAATAAAATTGGAAGGAAAATTGGTTTATTTGACAGAACCCGTTTAGGTCATGTTGAAGCTTTTAATAGCATTCTAAAAAAGAATCAATATGATGTAATCTTGATTTCATACGTGTACTGGGCAAAATTAGTTAAGAACAGCCCTAATATTAAGAATGCGAAATTAATGATCGATACACACGACTTTTTAACTTCTCAATTGCAAGAAAAAAAGAAATTTCAATTAGGACGATTTTTTGAGAAAGAAATAGAAATTTTAAGTTTATTTGATAAAATCTTAGTTATTTCTCCAGAAGAGAAGTTTCTTTTCTCGCAATTTCTTACTAAAGAAACAGCTTTGGCCACTCATGCTCTG from Flavobacterium fluviale includes these protein-coding regions:
- the tnpA gene encoding IS200/IS605 family transposase, translating into MSQSFTKLWIHVIWATKKRQELIDFSIEKTLYDFIWQELTELGCPVRIINGMPDHVHVLFLQNPQKTITDIVKQIKGSSSHFINRGEFILEKFAWQTGFGAFSVSESQLEAVYNYIKNQKQHHLKKNGQDEFDDFVRLHGMGEK
- a CDS encoding BrxA/BrxB family bacilliredoxin; translation: MYPQEMVKPMEAELTAAGFQDLHSAEAVDNAIKAEGTTLVVVNSVCGCAARNARPGAKMSLEGAKKPDHLITVFAGVDKEAVDAARQHMFPFPPSSPSMALFKNGELVHMLERHHIEGRPAELIAENLQDAFNEFC
- the trhO gene encoding oxygen-dependent tRNA uridine(34) hydroxylase TrhO yields the protein MQLYNTLSAEERAIMIDDAGKQRLTLSFYAYAKIEDPKKFRDDLFRAWNKLDALGRIYVANEGINAQMSIPEENLEAFRATLEVYDFMKGIRLNEAVEHDDHSFLKLTIKVRHKIVADGLNDDTFDVTNIGVHLKAKEFNEILDDPNTIVVDFRNHYESEVGHFKNAITPDVETFRESLPIINEQLQNHKEDKNLVMYCTGGIRCEKASAYFKHQGFKNVYQLEGGIINYAKQLKEEGLESKFIGKNFVFDNRLGERITDDIISQCHQCGKPCDNHTNCENDGCHLLFIQCDECKAAMENCCSTECLEIIHMPLVDQVRLRTGKQVGNKVFRKGKSENLKFKHSGELPETALATAQKPADIRQKVKVKKVLLGKAEHYYVKAQVAQFAIENQELNAGDKILISGPTTGNQEMILEKLIVNGAETQTAKIGDKVTFEVPFRIRLSDKLYKIVN
- a CDS encoding lycopene cyclase family protein, translating into MNSSQIKHFDYIFTGTGLASLMTVYKMIHSGKFADKSILLLDQDSKKSNDRTWCFWDKNESIWSSVISKKWDSALFADENFKRDLALMPYQYNQIRGIDFYNFVFESISKQSNITFSTEKVTDINELETHVFVGTEENRYTCNYLLNSIYTKAFAESQTKYPVLQQHFIGWFVKSENEIFNPDQVTFMDFSVEQKGNTRFMYILPTSKTEALVEYTLFSEKVLPNEEYENEIQLYLKKLGGDQFEIIEKERGSIPMTCYPFWKKNTNRVLNIGTAGGWTKASTGYTFKNSDKRSSELVSFLQNDSPPNMKSFHKKNRFWYYDLLLLDILYRHNALGSSIFSSLFRRGNPALIFKFLDEETNLIEDLQVILKCPKLPFVKALFRVIFS
- a CDS encoding ArsR/SmtB family transcription factor, which encodes MEKVKDLQIDSEAEKISKICKALGHPRRIQIMTLLWKKDNRTCGEIVELIPLAQSTISKHLLELKKANLINIKNEGKKTIYSIEAANIQVLKKYLTSYLSTIEISEEKKETVLTTTHKVRRGNSHLKQYNYQFPNKKRKELKI
- a CDS encoding ankyrin repeat domain-containing protein translates to MQTQNQIESFLFQGKFDEARECLNNGETFNEQYLKNNFSQIAGKIIDAKEIDFIEKLIKAGVIETDIYELDSFDKSIFAPLALYLKDDEESLAFFKELMSKMDNINDEISDKTLLGYLFEKGASPKVIKILIDDFGANTQYKNNAGENFIYIVLNTYSTDTEKTKEYLSILLDNGVDINEKNIVGTTPLMCAVKRSKKEFVPFLLENGADANETDNLNNTVFYYAVAEQFSYDMYDALATVSSPDFNIVNKDGRTLFTNFISSVSGSPSDIKFLERLLSDGADVNFCAQYYGQPKSGIDFIVEKKSDILKSVLENVSMDVNEQDNQGNTILHKVCAYNVNYDAEMAKETYRKVKLLLEQGADISITNDKDETALMLASGDNLKIKTVELLMKS
- a CDS encoding ankyrin repeat domain-containing protein — its product is MSMSFIIACENGNRKIAELLLQNKEVDVKYTDEKGRTALHYAAHRGYLDIVKILAEDGADINYEDHQGETPLFFACLQKQKQTALYLLDNGAEITKNDKYGNSLLHLVAQTAQIEIATKLLEAGSDVNLLNNNGETPLLLASAKLNREIIHLLLDKGADINVTDKQGNTPLIYACYTKSIPMVTLLLDNGADINHINHSGENALLIACYETNRMLAKLLVERGADVFASNNNGYSPIWYACANNQKEIVSLFLENGVDVNYSKPLASDTSSMNDYLDWIVSATNISNESSFTLNNSYTYGGESLLHVATKKGNLSMVKLLIEAGANINIQDESGNTPLHYSAANGKKDVVKYLLDNKADASVVNVKEQKAIDYSNVKGFTEITELILKYAPSGTVITPIQKEEPQKSDSGNSMEGKKKALLDLKELLDAGILTSEEFETEKSKILKG
- a CDS encoding ferredoxin, yielding MVIITLQREKCIGCNYCVEMDPVHFQMSKKDGKSVLLHSHNAKGFFTLKSPNHAIVESCELAAKACPVKIITVKET
- a CDS encoding glycosyltransferase; translated protein: MKILYFYPENPLHKTQGNNARALALLEYFRNRNASVDFVGVATNTFTINEIDKLKEEKLISNGHLLPVFIRKKNQMRYFFCYSLPNKIGRKIGLFDRTRLGHVEAFNSILKKNQYDVILISYVYWAKLVKNSPNIKNAKLMIDTHDFLTSQLQEKKKFQLGRFFEKEIEILSLFDKILVISPEEKFLFSQFLTKETALATHALPQNYSSKTAHKYDLIYTASDNEHNIKSAKWFFSSVYPLLPKSIKILVVGKIGNYIDDFSNVEKINFIEDLNSVYSQSKIAICPMLSGTGVKIKVIEALSFGIPVVCNERGVDGLLNKTNNGCLVSDNENEFAAYINKLLIDENYYNKVSSQAITFFNAHHSIDANYSMLDKIFKL
- a CDS encoding peptidase U32 family protein — encoded protein: MTITNKIELMAPAGDFESLQAALDNGCDSVYFGVEQLNMRARSTVNFTIEDLKEIANRCEAKNVRSYLTLNTIIYDHDLSVVKTLLTKAKEANITAVIASDQAVIAMARSIGMEVHISTQLNITNIETIKFYSLFADTMVLSRELSLRQVKSITDQIEKEQIKGPNGNLVEIEIFGHGALCMAVSGKCYLSLHSHNSSANRGACKQNCRKKYTVIDQETGFEIELDNEYMMSPKDLCTLDFLDQVIDSGIKVLKIEGRGRAPEYVATVIKTYREVIDAYYDGTFSKEKTAVWMEALNTVYNRGFWSGYYLGQELGEWSNIPGSAATQKKVYVGKGTHYFPKAEIGQFKIEAYDIKVGDKILVTGPSTGAQEMIIDEMFVNDVAGEKATKGDDCTFKLPFRIRMSDKLYKIVEA
- a CDS encoding DUF6492 family protein; the encoded protein is MHKLILFIKTYEPDFERVYKLLDSIDKFNKDNIPVFISVNDEHFDRLKLDCFEKYKVYKDSEITKTTITEGWRYQQIIKSNVYKLNICENYVSLDSDSIFIKDFYFSDFMYDDKTPYTVMQESKDLLEMSERVGIDSDTVFFKRALRDTRPFFGNTGKEWDFGPSPYIWNCTVWQHFNDVFLKDLNLTFDDFFAKIDEKSYSPSEYAIYGEYLLKTRLIDILPIGSLFKVYHYEKQFAIEEKQLTIKQLSKIYLGIIYQSNWQKKKKKWFLF